A window of the Solidesulfovibrio fructosivorans JJ] genome harbors these coding sequences:
- a CDS encoding TonB-dependent receptor: MLVLRFLIVFMLLLLPATAFAEDNAKKGAGASEKLKTLVLEPVTVTATKREESLEKVPASISTVSDTQIEEMGAWKLGEVLDTLPNVWMKNATSGDGIVIRGLSSFDTSIYSPVGLYVDDVPYPVTYMQNLLFLDVERIEVLRGPQGTLYGRNSEAGVVNVVLKKPDNQVRASVFSDYGSYNTLRAGANVSTPLIKDKLFLAGNFVRYQTDGYMHNEYKDDDRAAKDESMRGRGVLRWTPTDAFDLRLTMDASHTDKGIGRLRYETGSNATKRFNVISDASDDAEENVINPSFTAKYSGPAVEVTSITSYMDYRYQFLSDRDRTSTFKSYSDQDLKQQGITQELRFASPGKQRLNWLFGLFGSSTRSDIQMNAISSVSKASTYADTDATESSWAAFGQATYSILDNLRLTAGLRGEYALAHGGQTHRVGTTSLVGYSKELDSFEVLPMASLAYDVTPNVTAYATWSNGFLAGGFNYYAADSLSTFYYQPEHTTNYEVGLKTNWFNQKLIANVSVFYTDIRDKQVREEDPAGGIGVWKFTNAGRAHSQGVEVELTGKPLAGLELQGGLGYTYSVVDDWTVNQNGVPYSYKGKRLPWAPDLTYHLGAGYAHPCGLFARADLYGAGTQYFDAENSLSQEGFALVNARVGYAFKQWELALWGKNIFDVDHATKKVRDRSRNVLVEDGAPQTFGASLTWRF, from the coding sequence ATGCTGGTGTTGCGATTTCTCATCGTCTTCATGTTGCTGCTGTTGCCTGCCACCGCCTTCGCCGAAGACAACGCGAAAAAGGGAGCGGGCGCGTCCGAGAAACTTAAAACCCTCGTCCTTGAGCCGGTGACCGTCACCGCCACCAAGCGCGAGGAAAGCTTGGAAAAAGTACCTGCCAGCATTTCCACGGTGTCCGATACGCAGATCGAGGAAATGGGCGCCTGGAAACTTGGCGAGGTGCTGGACACGCTGCCGAACGTCTGGATGAAAAACGCGACGTCCGGGGATGGCATCGTGATTCGCGGCCTGTCGTCTTTCGACACATCCATCTATTCGCCGGTGGGGCTTTATGTGGACGACGTGCCCTATCCGGTGACCTACATGCAAAACCTGCTTTTTCTCGACGTGGAACGCATCGAAGTGCTGCGCGGCCCCCAGGGGACGCTGTACGGCCGCAACAGCGAGGCCGGCGTGGTCAATGTGGTGCTCAAAAAGCCGGACAACCAGGTTCGGGCCAGCGTGTTCTCGGATTACGGCAGCTACAATACCCTGCGCGCCGGCGCCAATGTCAGTACCCCCCTGATCAAGGACAAGCTCTTTCTGGCCGGCAATTTCGTTCGCTACCAGACAGACGGCTACATGCACAACGAGTACAAGGATGACGACAGGGCCGCCAAGGACGAATCCATGCGGGGCAGGGGCGTATTGCGCTGGACGCCGACCGATGCCTTCGATCTGCGTCTGACCATGGACGCCAGCCACACCGACAAGGGGATCGGCAGGCTGCGCTATGAAACGGGCTCGAATGCGACAAAACGCTTCAACGTCATATCGGACGCCTCGGATGACGCCGAGGAAAATGTCATCAATCCATCCTTCACCGCCAAGTATTCCGGGCCGGCGGTTGAGGTGACCTCCATCACCAGCTACATGGATTACCGCTACCAGTTCCTGTCCGACCGCGACCGCACTTCCACATTCAAGAGCTATTCCGACCAGGACCTCAAGCAGCAGGGCATCACGCAGGAGTTGCGGTTCGCCTCGCCGGGCAAACAGCGACTCAACTGGCTTTTCGGTCTGTTCGGCAGCTCCACGCGTTCCGATATCCAAATGAACGCCATCTCTTCCGTTTCCAAAGCTTCCACGTATGCCGACACGGACGCCACGGAGTCGAGCTGGGCCGCCTTCGGCCAGGCGACCTATTCCATTTTGGACAACCTGCGCCTCACGGCCGGACTGCGCGGGGAATACGCCCTTGCCCATGGCGGTCAGACCCACCGCGTCGGCACGACGAGCCTGGTCGGCTACAGCAAGGAGCTCGATTCCTTCGAGGTCCTGCCCATGGCTTCTCTGGCCTACGACGTGACGCCCAATGTCACGGCCTATGCCACGTGGTCCAACGGTTTTCTGGCCGGCGGGTTCAATTATTACGCGGCCGACAGCCTTTCGACGTTCTATTACCAGCCCGAACACACCACGAACTACGAAGTGGGGCTCAAGACCAACTGGTTTAACCAGAAGCTTATAGCCAATGTTTCCGTTTTTTATACCGACATCCGCGACAAGCAGGTACGCGAGGAAGACCCTGCCGGCGGTATTGGCGTGTGGAAGTTCACCAACGCCGGCCGGGCCCATTCCCAGGGCGTGGAAGTCGAGCTGACGGGAAAGCCGCTTGCCGGCCTCGAACTCCAGGGAGGACTCGGCTACACCTACTCGGTTGTCGACGACTGGACCGTCAACCAGAACGGCGTGCCGTACAGCTACAAGGGCAAGCGCCTGCCCTGGGCCCCGGATCTCACCTACCACCTCGGCGCGGGGTATGCCCATCCCTGCGGCCTCTTCGCCCGGGCCGACCTCTACGGCGCGGGCACCCAGTATTTCGACGCCGAAAACAGCCTCAGCCAGGAAGGCTTCGCCCTGGTCAACGCCCGTGTCGGCTATGCCTTCAAGCAGTGGGAACTCGCCCTGTGGGGCAAGAACATCTTCGATGTCGACCATGCCACCAAAAAGGTTCGCGACCGTTCGCGCAACGTGCTTGTCGAGGACGGCGCACCGCAAACATTCGGCGCTTCGCTCACCTGGAGGTTTTAG
- a CDS encoding methyltransferase family protein: MRGETVLDLGQEDRPSIAPFFDWLLGPVRMALLDAAITLGIADILAEAGDPDEIAARLKTHPGNTRHFLDALAALGLAAKRRGRYANTPLASRYLRRESPTYMGGLVENLKRIQHRNLPRLMELLESGPPPVAREDRLDGDAQWKRSARDLACYQRAGMAELAADIVASLPESPKLRRMLDFGGGPGIIGLGILTRFPVMRGALADLPAVIEVAREEIETAGMAGRVELYPGDYNTASFGSGYDLVWASHNLYYAKDLEGLLARILDALHPGGVFISFHEGLTGEHTKPPFYVLSRVSLALEGQDVSFEAGEIASAALAAGFLSIETRIRDTPMGEVRVDILRKAGSLGETAA, from the coding sequence ATGCGGGGGGAAACGGTTTTGGACTTGGGTCAGGAAGACCGCCCGTCTATTGCGCCATTCTTCGATTGGCTGCTCGGACCGGTGCGCATGGCCCTCCTGGATGCGGCGATCACCCTTGGCATCGCCGACATCCTGGCCGAGGCGGGTGATCCCGACGAAATCGCCGCGCGTTTGAAGACGCATCCCGGCAATACGCGGCATTTCCTCGACGCCCTGGCGGCTTTGGGCCTGGCCGCAAAAAGGCGGGGCCGCTACGCCAACACGCCGCTTGCCAGCCGGTATCTGCGTCGGGAGAGCCCGACGTACATGGGTGGTCTCGTCGAAAATCTCAAAAGAATACAGCACCGCAATCTGCCGCGCCTGATGGAACTGCTCGAATCCGGGCCGCCGCCCGTGGCCCGGGAAGACCGCCTGGACGGCGATGCGCAATGGAAGCGTTCCGCCAGGGACCTCGCCTGCTACCAAAGGGCCGGCATGGCCGAGTTGGCCGCCGACATCGTCGCTTCCCTGCCCGAAAGCCCCAAGCTGCGCCGCATGCTCGATTTCGGGGGGGGGCCGGGCATCATCGGGCTGGGCATTTTGACGCGGTTTCCGGTCATGCGGGGCGCGCTCGCCGATTTGCCGGCGGTCATCGAGGTGGCGCGGGAGGAAATCGAGACGGCCGGCATGGCCGGGCGGGTGGAGCTTTATCCCGGCGACTACAACACCGCTTCCTTCGGTTCGGGCTACGACCTCGTCTGGGCCAGCCACAACCTGTACTACGCCAAGGATCTTGAGGGACTTTTGGCCCGTATTCTGGATGCCCTGCACCCTGGCGGCGTCTTTATCAGTTTCCATGAGGGACTGACCGGGGAACACACCAAGCCCCCCTTCTATGTTCTTTCCCGGGTATCGCTGGCCCTTGAGGGGCAGGATGTATCCTTCGAGGCGGGAGAGATCGCCAGTGCCGCCTTGGCCGCCGGGTTCCTCTCCATCGAAACGAGGATCCGCGACACCCCCATGGGCGAGGTCCGTGTGGATATTTTGCGCAAGGCCGGCAGCCTCGGGGAGACCGCGGCATGA
- a CDS encoding ABC transporter substrate-binding protein, protein MTRRQFLQTLAALSLAAPAFAAKSPSVRVSGPAVAETLPLLAMGRAGPLPGIARTVVFTPWNSPDQLRAMIATDDVDAALMTTASACTLANKGVPATVVALTSSPVWLVSSDAALSRLSGLDGREVLLPFGPGEMPDLLLRALAGRAGVSFVPRHAGNALEAVNLLLLGQGHCALLSEPAASLAVSRANARPRPGVPVLAKRLDVRDAWRKVFPEHPQLAQSALAVIGPLARDAATCKVLQTAYVQATGWLAAHPQETTTLAGKDFPALASQAVNGVLPGQDIRLVMGRQGAQDARFFLSLLHGMSPASIGGQLPESSFFEVDA, encoded by the coding sequence ATGACGCGTCGCCAATTCCTGCAGACACTGGCGGCCCTGTCTCTGGCGGCGCCGGCTTTCGCCGCGAAGTCCCCCTCGGTTCGGGTATCCGGTCCGGCCGTGGCCGAAACCTTGCCTTTGCTGGCGATGGGGCGGGCGGGCCCGTTGCCGGGGATTGCCCGCACGGTGGTCTTTACCCCGTGGAATTCACCGGACCAGTTGCGCGCCATGATCGCCACCGACGACGTGGATGCGGCCCTCATGACCACGGCCTCGGCCTGCACCCTGGCCAACAAGGGCGTGCCCGCGACTGTCGTGGCCCTCACGTCGAGCCCGGTGTGGCTGGTGTCCTCGGATGCCGCGCTATCACGCCTGTCCGGTCTCGACGGCCGGGAAGTCCTGCTGCCGTTCGGCCCGGGCGAAATGCCGGATTTGCTTTTGCGGGCCTTGGCCGGGCGGGCGGGCGTCTCGTTTGTCCCCCGGCATGCGGGCAACGCCCTGGAAGCCGTCAACCTCCTTTTGCTCGGGCAGGGACATTGCGCGCTTTTAAGCGAGCCGGCGGCGAGCCTGGCCGTGTCGCGGGCGAACGCCCGGCCCCGTCCCGGCGTTCCGGTCCTGGCCAAGCGGTTGGATGTCCGGGATGCCTGGCGGAAGGTCTTCCCCGAACATCCGCAACTGGCCCAAAGCGCGTTGGCCGTGATCGGCCCCCTGGCCCGGGATGCGGCGACCTGCAAGGTGCTGCAGACGGCGTATGTCCAGGCGACCGGCTGGCTGGCCGCCCATCCCCAGGAAACCACGACCCTTGCGGGGAAGGACTTTCCCGCCCTTGCCTCCCAGGCCGTGAACGGCGTCTTGCCGGGCCAGGACATCCGGCTCGTCATGGGACGGCAGGGGGCGCAAGACGCCCGTTTTTTCCTGAGCCTGCTCCACGGGATGTCGCCGGCAAGTATTGGCGGCCAACTCCCCGAGAGTTCCTTTTTCGAGGTCGACGCATGA
- a CDS encoding ABC transporter permease produces the protein MKWDGLAGRACGLAALMGAWEVAAGRGHGIAVASPGETFAALAGLLGQSSFWLGDLAVSARRVGCGFSLGFAVGGALGLLAGRFPAARTFLAPSRWMLTSVPGVVAVMLGMLWFGLGAGMVVAIVALMVAPAIHVAVIEGLSTVDATLAEMARAYRFTPLMRFWHIYAPAMAAPLFSGGVVALGGAMRVAVLAEALGANTGIGHALSVARTNLDTPQLYALALCSMLLVGVAEMALLGLARRTVSRRRP, from the coding sequence ATGAAATGGGATGGGCTTGCCGGGCGGGCCTGCGGTCTGGCCGCGCTTATGGGCGCTTGGGAAGTGGCGGCCGGGCGAGGCCACGGCATCGCCGTGGCCTCGCCCGGGGAAACGTTTGCGGCCTTGGCCGGGCTTTTGGGGCAGTCGTCCTTCTGGCTGGGCGATCTGGCCGTGAGCGCGCGGCGTGTGGGGTGCGGGTTTTCTCTCGGCTTTGCCGTCGGGGGCGCTCTGGGGCTGCTGGCCGGCCGCTTCCCGGCGGCACGGACGTTCCTCGCGCCGTCGCGCTGGATGCTGACCAGCGTTCCCGGGGTGGTGGCCGTCATGCTCGGCATGCTCTGGTTCGGCCTGGGCGCGGGCATGGTGGTGGCCATCGTGGCGCTTATGGTCGCGCCGGCCATCCATGTGGCCGTGATCGAGGGACTGTCCACCGTGGACGCGACGCTTGCGGAGATGGCCAGGGCCTACCGGTTCACGCCGCTCATGCGATTTTGGCACATCTACGCGCCGGCCATGGCCGCGCCGCTTTTTTCCGGCGGCGTGGTGGCGCTCGGCGGGGCCATGCGGGTGGCGGTGTTGGCCGAGGCCCTGGGCGCCAATACGGGCATCGGCCATGCCCTCTCCGTGGCCAGGACCAATCTGGACACGCCGCAACTCTACGCCCTGGCCCTTTGCAGCATGCTCCTCGTCGGTGTGGCCGAAATGGCGCTTT